CATAAGCTCCGCTCCTACCGGGAACGCTTGAAGACATTAAACGATACACTGCAACGGGCCGTAGAGGCCGAGGAATATGAAAAAGCGGCAGCAATCCGGGATGAAATTCATCAGCTAGAGTCGGAACGTGCGTGATGAAACTCTCCAAAATTATTTCCAATACAGGTGAGTGGCTAAAAGGGGAGGGGCCTCACCGGAACATTGTCATTAGTAGCAGGGTGCGCCTGGCACGGAACCTGCGGGGCAAGCCTTTTCCCGGTTGGGCTAAAAAAGCGGAGCGTTTGGGAGTAGTACAGATAATCAAACCTGTTGTTGAATCGCTTCCGGAGATGCAAGACGCCTTCACGGAGCATCTAGAATCGCTTTCTTCGCTGGAAAAACAAATTTTGGTAGAACGTCATCTCATCAGTAGAGAACATGCAGCCAGGGGGGTGGGAAGTGCTGTTGTAATGAACACTGCTCAAACCCTTAGCTTCATGATCAACGAGGAGGACCATCTACGCATGCAGGCTATCTGTTCCGGTCTCCAGCTGACCAAAGTGTTCGATATGATTAACCAAGCGGACAGCAAGCTAGAAATGGCACTTGACTTTGCCTTTCATGATCAACTTGGATATCTTACAGCCTGTCCTACAAATGTCGGCACCGGTATACGTGCTTCTGCTATGCTGCATCTGCCTGCCCTGGTGATGAACGACCTAGTAAACAAAATTATTAATTCAGTTAATAAGATTGGCTTAGCTGTCCGTGGGCTCCATGGAGAGGGATCTGAGGCTATTGGCAATCTTTTCCAGGTTTCCAACCAGACCACACTAGGTGAGTCAGAGGAGGAGATTATCGATCGACTCAACAAGGTAATTGAAACCATCCTCGAGCATGAGCAGAATGCGCGCCAAGTTCTTCTGGAGCAGCGTTCTGTCACATTATTAGACCAGATTGGGCGTGCCTACGGTATACTTTGCCACGCCCGCTCGATTGGTTCGAAAGAAGCGCTTAATTTGCTTTCCATCATTAAGCTTGGGATAGACTTAGGTTTGTTTCACGATGGTGCCAGACATCTTGTAGATGAGCTTTTTATTGAGACCCAACCGGCGCACCTCCAAAAGGGTGTACAAAAGATGGCAGTCGAA
This DNA window, taken from Candidatus Xiphinematobacter sp., encodes the following:
- a CDS encoding protein arginine kinase — its product is MKLSKIISNTGEWLKGEGPHRNIVISSRVRLARNLRGKPFPGWAKKAERLGVVQIIKPVVESLPEMQDAFTEHLESLSSLEKQILVERHLISREHAARGVGSAVVMNTAQTLSFMINEEDHLRMQAICSGLQLTKVFDMINQADSKLEMALDFAFHDQLGYLTACPTNVGTGIRASAMLHLPALVMNDLVNKIINSVNKIGLAVRGLHGEGSEAIGNLFQVSNQTTLGESEEEIIDRLNKVIETILEHEQNARQVLLEQRSVTLLDQIGRAYGILCHARSIGSKEALNLLSIIKLGIDLGLFHDGARHLVDELFIETQPAHLQKGVQKMAVEARDALRSSIIRTKLNAISQPDVARISPMPGEDGKTS